One window of Cohnella hashimotonis genomic DNA carries:
- the ytxJ gene encoding bacillithiol system redox-active protein YtxJ codes for MAWREISTIDEWNALLAKSAERGQVILKHSTTCPVSANALHEYEAYLQAAPNADVDYTLVKVIESRPVSNQIAEDLNVKHESPQIIYIKDKAKYWSATHWAVTKAHMTAVLD; via the coding sequence ATGGCCTGGAGAGAGATTTCGACGATTGACGAGTGGAATGCGCTTTTGGCTAAATCTGCTGAGCGCGGTCAGGTTATTTTAAAGCACAGCACGACTTGTCCGGTTAGCGCCAATGCGTTGCACGAATATGAAGCGTATCTACAAGCTGCGCCGAACGCCGATGTGGATTACACGCTGGTCAAAGTTATCGAATCCCGTCCCGTGTCGAACCAGATCGCAGAGGATTTGAACGTCAAGCACGAATCTCCTCAGATTATTTACATCAAGGACAAGGCTAAGTATTGGAGCGCGACGCACTGGGCTGTGACAAAGGCGCACATGACGGCCGTGTTAGACTAA
- a CDS encoding phage tail protein produces the protein MSYVVDFKNVSTAGLESSPVAEALAGLRANEARYFMNKYEHAFTVVPASESQESLDYVNRILKEERGIAFAAKPLETSRFQVEGILFTYVFYEDGLSLNVMYTVDDAKKRAVGFKLSEGMEVPKELEEKFKFARQKSKLAGTIRGSYFVIKGEY, from the coding sequence ATGTCTTACGTCGTTGACTTTAAAAATGTGTCTACGGCAGGTTTGGAATCTTCGCCTGTAGCGGAAGCGCTGGCGGGCTTGCGTGCCAACGAAGCCCGTTACTTTATGAACAAGTATGAGCATGCGTTCACGGTTGTGCCGGCTAGCGAGAGCCAGGAGAGCCTTGATTACGTGAACCGAATTTTGAAGGAAGAACGCGGTATCGCGTTTGCCGCCAAGCCGTTGGAGACGTCGCGTTTCCAGGTGGAAGGTATCCTGTTTACTTACGTCTTTTATGAAGACGGTCTGTCGCTCAATGTCATGTACACGGTCGACGATGCCAAGAAGCGCGCCGTCGGCTTCAAGCTGTCCGAAGGGATGGAAGTGCCCAAGGAGCTCGAGGAGAAGTTCAAGTTCGCTAGACAGAAGTCCAAGCTGGCCGGGACGATCCGGGGCTCGTATTTCGTTATTAAGGGCGAATATTAG